The Tigriopus californicus strain San Diego chromosome 5, Tcal_SD_v2.1, whole genome shotgun sequence genome includes a region encoding these proteins:
- the LOC131880767 gene encoding uncharacterized protein LOC131880767, translating to MATALAPSYQPSGTNALPSQYQSSNIVTEWLTFLQLGQYAREFLDNGYDELEIVKQIGPEDLDAIGVVSIHHRSFLLDAVRVLREQGAAWVYLLLGAQERVDQEYYDSGDRVSASSGIASASSMPWPEDQELSGSSCDCDPALSNGHSQCSNSRPRSRRGSRNASARRKRAQHCNHHCQNLNCQHGKGGRPNSRCSPVSSHGSNSPRVLGRDDTPSIEQSCMTETTDCPSEVSVLTSISNVRGQGFKRGLSNSSSHPATPLCDFRGIVNGGMNLAQDDIEAIQLAPSQLPNTHLQQRQQQQQQQRSGKSLSGPTHSHQYLPSSVPTSSATRDQGMGSRPTTKFTPVQLRMLVRDRLIREGIRLSSHPYTSTKGDSYLMGLSARYAQELGTSIHRVLQQLEDLRLAEWSDHAPPPPSVPNGHSSHYFVNPVDRTYVNMANNRGGNHSLEPIYVPGQYQPSSCLSNHEGQQIYDFAAKYRSQMRHHHAKHLMSPQTWINFARKVISKASNSIAISNSPGSTKGDASGPNRAFPHSVSESHLPSMNRHQNINYTPTGSAQTGQVYHQRHQRPGSPDRVTVMKTKVLYHSQGDFRSQIDANTLIEYGHHEAAV from the exons ATGGCTACTGCTTTGGCCCCATCATACCAACCCAGTGGGACTAATGCCCTTCCAAGTCAGTACCAGAGCAGTAATATAGTGACAGAGTGGCTGACCTTTCTCCAGTTGGGTCAATATGCAAGAGAGTTCTTGGACAATGGTTATGATGAGTTGGAGATAGTCAAGCAGATCGGCCCTGAGGACTTGGATGCCATCGGAGTGGTGTCCATTCACCATCGATCATTCTTGTTGGATGCCGTGCGGGTTCTTAGGGAACAAGGTGCTGCTTGGGTTTACCTTCTATTGGGGGCTCAAGAACGAGTGGATCAGGAGTACTATGACTCGGGGGACCGAGTGTCGGCCTCTTCTGGGATTGCTTCGGCGTCCTCCATGCCATGGCCAGAGGATCAAGAGCTATCAGGTTCATCATGCGACTGTGATCCGGCCTTATCTAATGGGCACTCTCAATGTTCCAACTCCAGACCCCGGAGTCGCCGAGGATCCCGCAATGCTTCGGCTAGACGAAAGCGAGCTCAACATTGCAATCATCATTGCCAAAACCTGAACTGCCAGCACGGTAAAGGGGGTCGACCCAACTCGAGATGTAGTCCGGTTTCTTCTCACGGTTCCAATTCACCCCGGGTCCTCGGCCGGGATGATACTCCGAGCATCGAGCAATCGTGTATGACCGAGACCACGGACTGTCCGTCTGAAGTGTCGGTTTTGACGTCGATCTCCAATGTCCGGGGCCAAGGATTCAAAAGAGGCTTGTCAAATTCATCAAGTCATCCCGCGACCCCTCTGTGCGACTTTCGGGGCATTGTGAATGGTGGGATGAACTTGGCCCAGGACGATATCGAGGCCATTCAATTAGCCCCATCACAGTTACCCAACACTCACCttcaacaacgacaacaacaacaacaacaacaacggagCGGAAAGTCGTTGTCAGGCCCAACTCATTCACATCAATATCTCCCGTCATCGGTTCCCACATCATCTGCCACTCGAGACCAAGGGATGGGATCGAGACCCACCACTAAGTTCACACCTGTGCAACTTCGAATGCTAGTCAGGGATAGGTTGATCCGAGAGGGCATCCGATTATCTTCTCACCCCTACACATCTACG AAGGGTGACAGCTATCTGATGGGCCTGTCAGCCCGATACGCTCAAGAACTGGGCACGTCCATCCATCGAGTTCTTCAACAATTGGAGGATCTTCGCTTAGCCGAATGGAGTGATCACGCCCCTCCTCCCCCCTCAGTGCCCAATGGCCATAGCTCCCATTACTTTGTCAACCCTGTGGACCGAACATACGTCAATATGGCCAACAACCGGGGTGGCAATCACAGTCTTGAACCAATCTATGTGCCTGGTCAATATCAG CCGTCAAGTTGTCTGAGCAATCATGAAGGCCAGCAAATCTATGATTTTGCCGCCAAATACCGTTCCCAGATGCGGCATCATCATGCCAAGCATCTCATGTCTCCTCAAAC ATGGATCAATTTTGCCCGGAAGGTCATATCCAAGGCGTCCAATTCGATTGCCATAAGCAACAGTCCTGGCTCAACCAAAGGGGATGCAAGTGGTCCAAATCGAGCATTCCCGCATTCCGTCAGCGAATCCCATCTTCCCTCCATGAATCGACATCAGAACATAAATTACACACCAACGGGATCTGCTCAAACCGGTCAAGTCTATCACCAACGCCATCAACGTCCTGGAAGTCCGGATAGGGTAACCGTGATGAAGACTAAGGTCCTGTATCATAGTCAGGGTGACTTTCGTTCGCAAATCGACGCCAACACGCTCATTGAATATGGCCACCATGAAGCTGCCGTTTAA